One genomic window of Saccharomyces cerevisiae S288C chromosome XII, complete sequence includes the following:
- the CSF1 gene encoding Csf1p (Protein with structural similarity to lipid transport protein Vps13p; localizes to multiple membrane contact sites between organelles; role in phospholipid homeostasis and lipidomic adaptation to cold; required for fermentation at low temperature; plays a role in phosphatidylethanolamine metabolism and secretory protein maturation; non-tagged protein is detected in highly purified mitochondria in HTP studies) gives MEAISQLRGVPLTHQKDFSWVFLVDWILTVVVCLTMIFYMGRIYAYLVSFILEWLLWKRAKIKINVETLRVSLLGGRIHFKNLSVIHKDYTISVLEGSLTWKYWLLNCRKAELIENNKSSSGKKAKLPCKISVECEGLEIFIYNRTVAYDNVINLLSKDERDKFEKYLNEHSFPEPFSDGSSADKLDEDLSESAYTTNSDASIVNDRDYQETDIGKHPKLLMFLPIELKFSRGSLLLGNKFTPSVMILSYESGKGIIDVLPPKERLDLYRNKTQMEFKNFEISIKQNIGYDDAIGLKFKIDRGKVSKLWKTFVRVFQIVTKPVVPKKTKKSAGTSDDNFYHKWKGLSLYKASAGDAKASDLDDVEFDLTNHEYAKFTSILKCPKVTIAYDVDVPGVVPHGAHPTIPDIDGPDVGNNGAPPDFALDVQIHGGSICYGPWAQRQVSHLQRVLSPVVSRTAKPIKKLPPGSRRIYTLFRMNISIMEDTTWRIPTRESSKDPEFLKHYKETNEEYRPFGWMDLRFCKDTYANFNISVCPTVQGFQNNFHVHFLETEIRSSVNHDILLKSKVFDIDGDIGYPLGWNSKAIWIINMKSEQLEAFLLREHITLVADTLSDFSAGDPTPYELFRPFVYKVNWEMEGYSIYLNVNDHNIVNNPLDFNENCYLSLHGDKLSIDVTVPRESILGTYTDMSYEISTPMFRMMLNTPPWNTLNEFMKHKEVGRAYDFTIKGSYLLYSELDIDNVDTLVIECNSKSTVLHCYGFVMRYLTNVKMNYFGEFFNFVTSEEYTGVLGAREVGDVTTKSSVADLASTVDSGYQNSSLKNESEDKGPMKRSDLKRTTNETDIWFTFSVWDGALILPETIYSFDPCIALHFAELVVDFRSCNYYMDIMAVLNGTSIKRHVSKQINEVFDFIRRNNGADEQEHGLLSDLTIHGHRMYGLPPTEPTYFCQWDINLGDLCIDSDIEFIKGFFNSFYKIGFGYNDLENILLYDTETINDMTSLTVHVEKIRIGLKDPVMKSQSVISAESILFTLIDFENEKYSQRIDVKIPKLTISLNCVMGDGVDTSFLKFETKLRFTNFEQYKDIDKKRSEQRRYITIHDSPYHRCPFLLPLFYQDSDTYQNLYGAIAPSSSIPTLPLPTLPDTIDYIIEDIVGEYATLLETTNPFKNIFAETPSTMEPSRASFSEDDNDEEADPSSFKPVAFTEDRNHERDNYVVDVSYILLDVDPLLFIFAKSLLEQLYSENMVQVLDDIEIGIVKRLSNLQEGITSISNIDIHIAYLNLIWQETGEEGFELYLDRIDYQMSEKSLEKNRTNKLLEVAALAKVKTVRVTVNQKKNPDLSEDRPPALSLGIEGFEVWSSTEDRQVNSLNLTSSDITIDESQMEWLFEYCSDQGNLIQEVCTSFNSIQNTRSNSKTELISKLTAASEYYQISHDPYVITKPAFIMRLSKGHVRENRSWKIITRLRHILTYLPDDWQSNIDEVLKEKKYTSAKDAKNIFMSVFSTWRNWEFSDVARSYIYGKLFTAENEKHKQNLIKKLLKCTMGSFYLTVYGEGYEVEHNFVVADANLVVDLTPPVTSLPSNREETIEITGRVGSVKGKFSDRLLKLQDLIPLIAAVGEDDKSDPKKELSKQFKMNTVLLVDKSELQLVMDQTKLMSRTVGGRVSLLWENLKDSTSQAGSLVIFSQKSEVWLKHTSVILGEAQLRDFSVLATTEAWSHKPTILINNQCADLHFRAMSSTEQLVTAITEIRESLMMIKERIKFKPKSKKKSQFVDQKINTVLSCYFSNVSSEVMPLSPFYIRHEAKQLDIYFNKFGSNEILLSIWDTDFFMTSHQTKEQYLRFSFGDIEIKGGISREGYSLINVDISISMIKLTFSEPRRIVNSFLQDEKLASQGINLLYSLKPLFFSSNLPKKEKQAPSIMINWTLDTSITYFGVLVPVASTYFVFELHMLLLSLTNTNNGMLPEETKVTGQFSIENILFLIKERSLPIGLSKLLDFSIKVSTLQRTVDTEQSFQVESSHFRVCLSPDSLLRLMWGAHKLLDLSHYYSRRHAPNIWNTKMFTGKSDKSKEMPINFRSIHILSYKFCIGWIFQYGAGSNPGLMLGYNRLFSAYEKDFGKFTVVDAFFSVANGNTSSTFFSEGNEKDKYNRSFLPNMQISYWFKRCGELKDWFFRFHGEALDVNFVPSFMDVIESTLQSMRAFQELKKNILDVSESLRAENDNSYASTSVESASSSLAPFLDNIRSVNSNFKYDGGVFRVYTYEDIETKSEPSFEIKSPVVTINCTYKHDEDKVKPHKFRTLITVDPTHNTLYAGCAPLLMEFSESLQKMIKKHSTDEKPNFTKPSSQNVDYKRLLDQFDVAVKLTSAKQQLSLSCEPKAKVQADVGFESFLFSMATNEFDSEQPLEFSLTLEHTKASIKHIFSREVSTSFEVGFMDLTLLFTHPDVISMYGTGLVSDLSVFFNVKQLQNLYLFLDIWRFSSILHTRPVQRTVNKEIEMSSLTSTNYADAGTEIPWCFTLIFTNVSGDVDLGPSLGMISLRTQRTWLATDHYNEKRQLLHAFTDGISLTSEGRLSGLFEVANASWLSEVKWPPEKSKNTHPLVSTSLNIDDIAVKAAFDYHMFLIGTISNIHFHLHNEKDAKGVLPDLLQVSFSSDEIILSSTALVVANILDIYNTIVRMRQDNKISYMETLRDSNPGESRQPILYKDILRSLKLLRTDLSVNISSSKVQISPISLFDVEVLVIRIDKVSIRSETHSGKKLKTDLQLQVLDVSAALSTSKEELDEEVGASIAIDDYMHYASKIVGGTIIDIPKLAVHMTTLQEEKTNNLEYLFACSFSDKISVRWNLGPVDFIKEMWTTHVKALAVRRSQVANISFGQTEEELEESIKKEEAASKFNYIALEEPQIEVPQIRDLGDATPPMEWFGVNRKKFPKFTHQTAVIPVQKLVYLAEKQYVKILDDTH, from the coding sequence ATGGAAGCTATTTCACAATTACGTGGTGTTCCATTGACACACCAAAAGGACTTTAGCTGGGTCTTTTTAGTAGATTGGATTCTCACGGTAGTAGTATGTTTGACAATGATATTCTACATGGGAAGAATCTATGCATACCTTGTAAGTTTTATATTAGAATGGCTACTATGGAAACGAGCGAAAATCAAGATAAATGTTGAGACACTTCGTGTCTCCTTACTAGGTGGTCGAATACATTTTAAAAACCTTTCCGTAATACACAAAGATTATACAATTTCGGTATTAGAGGGTAGTTTAACATGGAAATACTGGCTTTTAAATTGCAGAAAAGCAGAATTGATAGAGAATAACAAGTCTTCTTCTGGCAAAAAAGCAAAGCTTCCCTGTAAAATTTCCGTAGAATGTGAAGGTCtagaaatttttatttacaaCAGAACAGTGGCGTACGATAATGTTATAAACTTACTATCAAAAGATGAACGcgataaatttgaaaaataccTTAATGAGCATTCTTTTCCTGAACCTTTTAGCGATGGAAGTAGTGCTGATAAATTAGATGAAGATCTAAGCGAATCTGCATACACAACGAACTCTGATGCATCAATTGTTAATGACAGGGACTACCAAGAAACAGATATCGGCAAACATCCAAAGCTACTGATGTTTTTACCAATTGAGCTTAAATTTAGCCGCGGTTCCCTACTGTTAGGAAACAAATTCACGCCATCTGTTATGATTCTAAGTTATGAAAGTGGAAAAGGCATAATAGATGTTTTACCTCCAAAAGAGCGATTAGATTTATACAGAAATAAAACACAGAtggaattcaaaaacttcgAAATTTCTatcaaacaaaatattggtTACGATGATGCTATTGGATTGAAGTTTAAAATAGATAGAGGGAAAGTGTCAAAGTTATGGAAAACGTTTGTACGAGTCTTTCAGATAGTAACCAAGCCTGTTGTACCGAAAAAGACTAAAAAAAGCGCAGGCACATCAGATGACAATTTCTATCATAAATGGAAAGGTTTATCTCTTTATAAGGCTTCTGCGGGCGACGCTAAAGCAAGTGATTTAGATGATGTTGAGTTCGATTTGACGAACCATGAATATGCTAAATTTACATCAATTTTAAAATGCCCAAAGGTCACAATTGCATATGACGTGGATGTTCCGGGCGTTGTGCCACATGGTGCACATCCGACAATACCTGATATTGATGGACCAGATGTGGGCAATAACGGAGCACCTCCAGATTTTGCTTTAGATGTTCAAATTCACGGAGGATCCATCTGTTACGGACCTTGGGCTCAAAGACAAGTCAGTCATCTACAAAGAGTTCTATCACCGGTAGTTTCAAGGACAGCCAAACCTATAAAAAAACTCCCGCCAGGTTCTAGAAGAATATATACACTTTTCAGGATGAATATATCAATAATGGAAGATACTACTTGGCGTATACCGACGAGGGAAAGTAGCAAAGACCCcgaatttttgaaacacTACAAAGAAactaatgaagaatatagGCCATTTGGATGGATGGATCTCCGATTTTGTAAGGACACCTATGCAAATTTCAATATAAGTGTTTGTCCTACAGTGCAAGGTTTTCAGAATAATTTCCATGTTCATTTCCTGGAAACCGAAATTAGGTCAAGTGTTAATCACGATATTTTGTTAAAAAGCAAGGTATTCGATATTGATGGGGATATTGGATATCCATTGGGTTGGAATAGCAAAGCTATATGGATAATTAACATGAAGTCAGAACAATTAGAGGCGTTTCTGCTACGTGAGCATATAACTTTAGTTGCAGATACGCTTTCAGACTTTTCCGCTGGTGATCCTACGCCTTACGAACTTTTTAGACCATTCGTATACAAAGTCAATTGGGAAATGGAAGGATATTCCATTTACTTAAACGTCAATGATCACAATATTGTTAACAATCCGTTAGATTTTAACGAAAACTGTTATTTATCCCTTCATGGTGATAAGCTTTCAATTGATGTCACGGTACCCCGTGAGAGTATTTTGGGGACATACACAGATATGTCCTACGAGATCTCAACTCCAATGTTCAGAATGATGTTAAATACCCCCCCTTGGAATACATTGAACGAATTCATGAAACATAAAGAAGTGGGGAGAGCATACGACTTTACAATTAAAGGTTCTTACCTTCTCTATTCCGAGTTAGATATTGATAATGTCGATACGCTAGTCATAGAGTGTAACAGCAAGAGTACAGTACTTCACTGCTATGGGTTTGTCATGAGGTATTTAACAAACGTAAAGATGAATTACTTCggtgaattttttaattttgtgACGTCAGAAGAGTACACAGGTGTCCTTGGCGCTAGGGAAGTCGGAGATGTCACTACGAAAAGCTCGGTGGCAGATTTGGCATCTACTGTAGATTCAGGGTACCAAAATAGCAGTCTAAAGAACGAATCTGAGGATAAAGGTCCTATGAAAAGGTCAGATTTGAAAAGGACTACCAACGAAACTGATATTTGGTTCACATTTTCGGTTTGGGATGGTGCTCTGATATTACCAGAAACGATTTACAGTTTTGATCCATGCATTGCACTACATTTTGCCGAACTTGTAGTGGATTTCAGAAGTTGTAATTATTATATGGACATAATGGCGGTTCTCAACGGGACTTCAATAAAGCGGCACGtttcaaaacaaataaatgaaGTATTTGATTTTATACGTCGTAATAACGGAGCTGATGAGCAAGAGCACGGATTGCTTTCGGACCTCACCATTCATGGACATAGAATGTATGGATTACCACCCACAGAACCTACCTACTTTTGTCAATGGGATATCAATCTCGGAGATTTATGCATTGATTCAGATATTGAATTTATAAAGGGATTCTTTAATTCCTTTTATAAGATAGGTTTTGGCTACAATgacttggaaaatatattattatatgaCACTGAGACCATTAATGATATGACCTCGCTAACCGTGCacgttgaaaaaataagaatagGCCTTAAAGATCCGGTGATGAAATCTCAATCAGTTATTAGTGCTGAATCGATATTGTTTACTTTGATCGACtttgaaaacgaaaaataTTCACAAAGAATAGACGtgaaaattccaaaattgaCAATTTCGTTAAATTGCGTGATGGGCGATGGCGTAGACACATCATTTCTCAAATTCGAAACAAAATTAAGATTTACAAACTTTGAGCAATACAAGGATATcgataaaaaaagatcagAACAACGCAGATATATAACAATACACGATTCACCCTATCATAGGtgtccttttcttcttccgcTGTTCTATCAGGATTCGGATACATACCAAAACCTGTACGGGGCTATAGCACCATCTTCGTCTATCCCAACTTTACCTCTTCCCACTTTGCCTGATACTATAGATTATATCATTGAAGATATTGTGGGCGAGTATGCTACCCTTCTGGAGACCACAAATCCATTCAAGAACATATTCGCAGAAACTCCATCAACTATGGAGCCTTCAAGAGCCAGCTTCAGTGAAGATGATAATGACGAAGAAGCGGACCCTTCAAGCTTCAAACCTGTCGCTTTTACAGAAGACAGAAACCACGAAAGGGATAACTATGTTGTTGATGTTTCATATATTCTGTTGGATGTCGACCCGttgctttttattttcgcTAAGAGTTTATTAGAACAGCTTTACTCTGAAAACATGGTACAAGTCTTAGACGATATTGAAATTGGGATTGTGAAACGATTAAGCAACCTTCAAGAAGGGATCACTTCTATTTCAAACATTGATATCCATATTGCTTATCTAAATTTAATCTGGCAAGAGACAGGTGAGGAAGGTTTTGAGCTCTATTTAGATCGTATTGATTATCAAATGAGTGAAAAGTCTCTAGAGAAGAACCGaacaaataaattattagaaGTAGCAGCTTTAGCAAAGGTAAAAACTGTCAGAGTGACTGTTAaccagaagaaaaatccaGACTTGTCTGAAGATCGTCCCCCTGCACTGTCGCTAGGGATTGAGGGTTTCGAAGTATGGTCTTCTACAGAAGATAGACAAGTTAACTCATTAAACTTAACGTCATCAGATATTACCATAGACGAATCTCAAATGGAATGGCTGTTTGAGTACTGTAGTGACCAGGGAAATCTTATTCAAGAGGTTTGCACTTCTTTTAATTCTATTCAGAACACCAGAAGTAATTCAAAGACAGAACTCATTTCAAAGCTCACAGCCGCAAGCGaatattatcaaattaGTCATGATCCTTACGTCATAACAAAACCTGCTTTTATTATGAGACTTTCCAAAGGGCATGTGCGTGAGAATCGTAGTTGGAAAATTATTACGCGTCTGAGACACATTTTAACGTACCTTCCTGATGATTGGCAAAGCAACATCGACGAAGtgctaaaagaaaagaaatatacctCTGCTAAAGAtgcaaaaaatatcttcatgTCTGTGTTTTCGACTTGGAGAAATTGGGAGTTCTCAGATGTTGCAAGGTCGTATATATACGGCAAATTATTCACGGCAGAAAATGAGAAACATAAACAAAATTTGATtaaaaaattgttgaagtGTACCATGGGATCATTTTACCTTACTGTTTATGGTGAGGGATATGAGGTTGAGCATAATTTTGTTGTTGCGGATGCCAATCTGGTAGTGGATTTGACGCCTCCGGTGACAAGCTTACCTTCAAATCGAGAAGAAACTATTGAAATTACGGGAAGAGTAGGCTCagtaaaaggaaaattcaGTGATAGGTTACTTAAATTGCAAGATCTTATTCCACTCATTGCAGCAGTGGGCGAAGATGACAAAAGTGATCCAAAAAAGGAGTTATCAAAGCAATTCAAAATGAACACCGTTTTATTAGTGGATAAAAGTGAACTGCAACTGGTCATGGACCAAACGAAGCTGATGAGTAGAACAGTTGGGGGTAGAGTTAGTTTACTATGGGAAAATCTAAAAGATTCAACTAGTCAAGCGGGTTCATTGGTTATATTTTCCCAGAAATCGGAAGTGTGGTTAAAACACACATCTGTCATTTTGGGAGAAGCTCAACTGCGCGACTTTTCAGTTTTAGCGACTACTGAGGCATGGTCACACAAGCCTACGATTCTGATAAACAACCAGTGCGCAGATCTTCATTTTAGAGCAATGAGTTCAACTGAGCAATTAGTAACCGCTATTACTGAAATTAGGGAAAGTCTGATGATGATTAAAGAGCGCATAAAGTTTAAACCtaaatcaaagaaaaagtcCCAATTTGTCGACCAGAAAATTAATACAGTCTTGTCatgttatttttcaaacgTTAGTTCTGAAGTTATGCCGCTCTCGCCATTTTATATTCGTCACGAAGCCAAGCAGCttgatatatattttaaCAAATTCGGTTCAAATGAGATTTTGTTAAGCATATGGGATactgattttttcatgaCATCGCACCAGACAAAGGAGCAATACCTAAGGTTTTCATTTGGCgatattgaaattaaagGAGGAATTTCTAGAGAAGGCTATTCGTTGATAAACGTTGACATCTCAATATCTATGATTAAGTTAACCTTTTCGGAGCCGCGCCGTATTGTAAACAGTTTTTTACAAGATGAAAAGCTTGCTTCTCAGGGTATCAATCTGTTATATTCCCTGAAGCCTTTATTCTTTAGTTCAAATctaccaaaaaaagagaagcaGGCACCCTCGATAATGATAAATTGGACATTAGATACTAGCATTACTTATTTTGGTGTTCTTGTGCCAGTGGCTTCCACGTATTTCGTGTTTGAATTACATATGCTGCTACTTTCTCTGACCAATACGAATAACGGTATGTTACCAGAAGAAACCAAGGTGACGGGACAGTTTTCCATCGAAAACATCCTATTTCTAATAAAGGAGCGGTCACTACCCATTGGTCTTTCCAAATTACTCGACTTTTCCATAAAAGTATCAACCCTACAAAGAACGGTTGATACGGAGCAGTCATTCCAAGTGGAAAGTTCTCATTTCAGGGTCTGCTTATCTCCTGATTCTCTATTAAGATTAATGTGGGGCGCGCATAAATTGCTAGACTTGAGCCATTACTATTCAAGACGCCATGCCCCTAATATTTGGAACACTAAGATGTTCACCGGTAAAAGTGATAAGTCAAAAGAAATGCCCATAAATTTCCGTTCAATACACATCCTGTCCTATAAATTTTGTATTGGGTGGATATTCCAGTATGGAGCAGGCTCCAATCCTGGGTTAATGTTAGGTTATAACAGATTGTTTTCAGCATATGAAAAGGATTTTGGGAAATTCACAGTTGTGGACGCTTTTTTCTCTGTTGCGAATGGTAATACCTCAAGCACTTTTTTCTCTGAAGGAAACGAGAAAGACAAATATAATAGAAGTTTCTTGCCAAACATGCAAATATCCTACTGGTTCAAAAGATGTGGTGAGTTGAAAGATTGGTTTTTTAGATTTCATGGTGAAGCACTGGATGTAAACTTTGTCCCGTCATTCATGGATGTCATTGAGTCTACTTTACAATCCATGCGAGCATTTCAAGAGCTGAAAAAGAACATTCTGGATGTGTCCGAGAGTTTGCGTGCGGAAAATGATAATTCTTATGCTAGTACCAGTGTCGAAAGTGCTTCGAGTAGTTTGGCTCCCTTTCTCGATAACATTAGATCTGTTAACTCAAATTTCAAGTATGACGGTGGTGTATTTAGGGTTTACACGTACGAAGATATTGAAACCAAGAGTGAGCcatcttttgaaataaaaagtcCAGTAGTCACTATAAACTGTACATATAAACatgatgaagataaagTTAAGCCACATAAATTCAGAACATTAATCACTGTCGACCCAACGCATAATACTTTGTATGCGGGATGTGCTCCTTTATTAATGGAATTTTCTGAAAGTCTGCAaaagatgataaagaaacaTAGCACCGACGAAAAACCAAACTTTACAAAACCTTCTTCACAGAATGTTGATTATAAGCGACTTTTGGATCAATTTGATGTGGCTGTAAAACTAACATCAGCCAAGCAACAGCTAAGTTTGAGCTGTGAACCAAAAGCTAAGGTTCAGGCAGATGTTGGATTTGAATCGTTTTTGTTCAGTATGGCTACCAATGAGTTCGACTCTGAACAGCCTTTGGAGTTTTCTTTAACTCTAGAACACACAAAAGCGTCCATTAAGCACATATTTTCAAGAGAAGTAAGTACGTCCTTTGAAGTTGGTTTCATGGACTTGACGCTTTTATTTACACATCCTGATGTAATCAGTATGTATGGAACGGGGTTGGTTTCTGATCTAAGCGTCTTCTTCAATGTAAAGCAGCTCCAGAACCTGTATTTATTCTTGGACATATGGAGGTTCAGTAGCATTTTACACACACGGCCAGTGCAAAGAACTGTTAAtaaggaaattgaaatgAGTTCATTAACATCAACCAACTATGCCGATGCAGGTACGGAAATACCCTGGTGCTTTACATTAATTTTTACAAATGTTAGCGGAGACGTTGATTTGGGTCCTTCTCTCGGTATGATTTCATTAAGGACACAAAGAACATGGCTGGCCACAGATCATTATAACGAGAAGCGGCAGTTACTGCATGCTTTCACTGACGGTATTAGCTTGACATCAGAAGGTAGACTGAGTGGTTTATTTGAAGTTGCGAATGCAAGTTGGTTATCAGAAGTAAAATGGCCACCtgaaaaaagcaaaaatacTCATCCATTAGTTTCCACCTCCCTGAATATTGATGATATAGCGGTAAAGGCTGCTTTTGATTATCATATGTTCTTAATCGGCACTATAAGTAACATACACTTCCATCTTCATAATGAAAAGGATGCCAAGGGGGTTCTACCTGATTTGCTGCAGGTCTCTTTTTCATCAGATGAAATTATCCTCAGCTCTACTGCATTAGTTGTAGCAAATATACTGGATATCTACAACACCATTGTACGTATGAGGCAGGATAATAAAATATCGTATATGGAGACGTTGAGAGATTCCAATCCTGGTGAATCTAGGCAACCAATATTATACAAAGACATTTTAAGATCGCTGAAATTACTCAGAACTGATCTCTCGGTGAATATCTCCTCTTCAAAGGTCCAGATTTCGCCAATATCTTTATTCGATGTGGAAGTGTTAGTAATAAGAATTGACAAAGTCTCTATACGTTCCGAAACACATTCGgggaaaaaattaaagacAGATTTGCAACTACAAGTTTTAGATGTTTCTGCAGCGCTTTCTACttccaaagaagaattagatGAGGAAGTTGGAGCTTCCATTGCTATTGATGATTACATGCATTATGCTTCCAAGATTGTCGGTGGTACTATCATTGATATTCCAAAACTTGCTGTTCATATGACAACtttacaagaagaaaagacaaATAATTTAGAATATCTATTTGCTTGCTCTTTTTCAGACAAAATATCTGTAAGGTGGAATCTAGGGCCTGTAGACTTCATAAAGGAAATGTGGACTACACATGTCAAAGCACTGGCAGTTCGTCGATCCCAGGTAGCAAATATTTCCTTTGGACAAACTGAGGAAGAACTTGAAGAATCAattaaaaaggaagaagcCGCTTCAAAGTTTAATTATATTGCACTAGAAGAACCGCAGATCGAAGTGCCTCAGATAAGAGATCTGGGAGACGCCACTCCACCTATGGAATGGTTTGGTGtcaatagaaaaaaatttccgAAATTCACTCACCAAACCGCAGTTATCCCCGTCCAAAAGCTTGTTTATCTTGCAGAAAAGCAGTATGTCAAGATACTAGATGATACGCATTAA
- the GAA1 gene encoding GPI-anchor transamidase subunit GAA1 (Subunit of the GPI:protein transamidase complex; removes the GPI-anchoring signal and attaches GPI (glycosylphosphatidylinositol) to proteins in the ER; human homolog GPAA1 can complement growth defects of yeast thermosensitive mutant at restrictive temperature) produces the protein MALLEKLHRRIVDMGLVPRIIALLPVISMLCALFGFISIAILPMDGQYRRTYISENALMPSQAYSYFRESEWNILRGYRSQIKEMVNMTSMERNNLMGSWLQEFGTKTAIYENEQYGETLYGVMHAPRGDGTEAMVLAVPWFNSDDEFNIGGAALGVSLARFFSRWPVWSKNIIVVFSENPRAALRSWVEAYHTSLDLTGGSIEAAVVLDYSSTEDFFEYVEISYDGLNGELPNLDLVNIAISITEHEGMKVSLHGLPSDQLTNNNFWSRLKILCLGIRDWALSGVKKPHGNEAFSGWRIQSVTLKAHGNSGHDITTFGRIPEAMFRSINNLLEKFHQSFFFYLLLAPRQFVSISSYLPSAVALSIAFAISSLNAFINNAYANISLFSEYNLVALLVWFVSLVISFVVSQAFLLIPSSGLLMTISMASCFLPLILSRKIHISEPLSYRLKNVAFLYFSLVSTSLLMINFAMALLIGTLAFPMTFVKTIVESSSEHEVTTQSSNPIKTEPKDEIELVENHMDTTPATPQQQKQKLKNLVLLILTNPFISITLFGLFFDDEFHGFDIINKLVSAWLDLKCWSWFVLCIGWLPCWLLILASSFESKSVVVRSKEKQS, from the coding sequence ATGGCCTTATTGGAGAAGTTGCATCGAAGGATTGTTGATATGGGGCTTGTCCCGCGTATAATCGCCTTATTACCAGTTATTTCCATGCTATGCGCTCTATTTGGGTTTATTTCTATAGCTATTCTGCCTATGGATGGACAGTACAGAAGAACATACATTTCTGAGAATGCATTGATGCCTTCACAAGCGTATAGTTACTTTAGAGAATCTGAATGGAACATTTTGAGGGGCTATCGATCTcaaattaaagaaatggTAAACATGACTTCTATGGAAAGAAACAATTTGATGGGTTCTTGGTTACAAGAATTTGGTACTAAGACTGCTATTTACGAAAATGAACAATATGGAGAAACATTGTACGGTGTAATGCACGCTCCTAGGGGTGATGGAACAGAAGCGATGGTGCTTGCCGTTCCATGGTTTAATTCAGATGATGAATTCAATATTGGCGGCGCAGCTTTGGGTGTATCTTTAGCAAGATTTTTCTCACGTTGGCCAGTATGGTCCAAGAATATAATTGTTGTCTTCAGCGAAAATCCTCGTGCAGCATTAAGATCATGGGTTGAGGCATACCATACTTCCTTAGATTTGACTGGTGGTTCCATTGAAGCTGCTGTTGTGTTGGATTATTCGAGTACGGAAGATTTCTTCGAGTATGTAGAAATCTCATACGACGGTCTGAATGGTGAGCTGCCCAATTTGGATCTTGTCAACATCGCTATATCCATTACGGAACATGAAGGTATGAAAGTTTCTTTGCACGGTCTACCCAGTGATCAGTTAACTAATAATAATTTCTGGTCAAgattaaaaatattatgCCTGGGAATAAGGGATTGGGCGTTGTCCGGTGTTAAAAAGCCCCATGGTAACGAGGCATTTAGCGGCTGGAGGATTCAATCTGTAACATTGAAAGCACATGGAAACAGTGGTCATGATATTACTACATTTGGACGTATACCCGAAGCAATGTTTCGCTCTATTAATAaccttttggaaaaatttcaccaatcgttcttcttttatttgtTATTAGCACCACGTCAGTTCGTATCCATTAGTAGTTATTTGCCAAGCGCTGTGGCTTTATCTATAGCATTCGCCATAAGTTCATTAAATGCATTTATAAACAATGCTTATGCAAATATATCCTTATTTTCCGAGTATAATTTGGTAGCGTTGTTGGTTTGGTTCGTGTCATTGGTGATATCATTTGTTGTTTCACAAGCGTTTCTTCTAATACCTTCATCGGGATTATTGATGACAATTAGCATGGCATCTTGTTTTTTACCTTTGATACTTTCCAGAAAAATTCACATCTCAGAACCACTATCATACAGGTTGAAAAATGTtgcttttttatatttcagTTTGGTTTCAACATCTTTGCTAATGATAAACTTTGCAATGGCTTTACTGATCGGCACATTGGCATTTCCTATGACATTTGTGAAGACCATTGTTGAAAGTTCTAGCGAACATGAGGTGACAACTCAATCCTCTAACCCAATAAAAACTGAGCCGAAAGATGAGATAGAGCTCGTCGAGAATCACATGGATACAACGCCAGCAACCCCCCAACAacagaaacaaaaactaaaaaatttaGTACTATTAATTTTGACAAATCCATTTATTTCAATAACCTTATTCGGactattttttgatgatgaatttcATGGATTTGATATAATAAACAAACTGGTTTCAGCATGGTTGGATTTGAAATGTTGGAGTTGGTTTGTACTTTGTATAGGTTGGCTTCCATGTTGGCTATTGATATTAGCGTCATCGTTTGAATCTAAATCTGTCGTAGTAAGGTcgaaagaaaagcaaagtTAG